One Lycium barbarum isolate Lr01 chromosome 5, ASM1917538v2, whole genome shotgun sequence genomic window carries:
- the LOC132640403 gene encoding putative protein phosphatase 2C 53 codes for MPCAIAITSSPIFSPSHSHTPKPVSPFYYKPSSIQIQSPLTCYNRHVREDEEPLTCSTSSSSSSSSLILKRKRPANIMIPTVSLGLGHVDETPREESRLDEVEVEEEGYSVYCKRGKKRGDMEDRYSAIVDDAKNGSKQAFFGVFDGHGGAKAAEFAVKNLGRNVITEVASKSEEGPEEAVRKGYLTTDAEFLKLNANGGSCCVTALVQNGELIVSNAGDCRAVMSRGGVAEALTVDHKPSRQDEMERIQRLGGYVDCVRGVWRIQGSLAVSRGLGDSRLKRWVVAEPETKILTIEPECEFLILASDGLWEKVSNQEAVDLLRPFCVGVDNQLLSACKKLVDLAVTRGSADDITAMVIQLRQFVQ; via the exons ATGCCTTGTGCAATAGCAATAACAAGCTCTCCTATATTCTCACCATCACATTCACATACACCAAAACCAGTTTCACCATTTTACTATAAACCATCATCTATACAAATACAATCACCGTTGACTTGCTACAACAGACATGTAAGAGAAGATGAGGAGCCGTTGACTTGTTCcacgtcatcatcatcgtcgtcgtcATCATTGATTTTGAAGAGAAAAAGGCCAGCGAATATTATGATTCCGACTGTGTCGTTAGGTTTGGGACACGTTGATGAAACACCAAGGGAAGAGAGTAGGTTggatgaagttgaagttgaagaagaaggaTACTCTGTGTATTGTAAAAGAGGGAAAAAAAGAGGTGATATGGAAGATCGGTATTCAGCTATAGTTGATGATGCTAAGAACGGCTCTAAACAG GCCTTTTTTGGTGTATTTGATGGACATGGTGGAGCAAAAGCTGCAGAATTCGCAGTAAAAAATTTAGGCAGGAATGTTATAACTGAAGTGGCGTCGAAGAGTGAAGAGGGACCGGAAGAAGCAGTCAGAAAGGGTTACCTCACTACAGACGCGGAGTTTCTAAAGCTAAATGCAAATGGAGGGAGTTGTTGTGTGACAGCACTTGTACAGAATGGAGAACTTATTGTGTCAAATGCTGGTGATTGTCGTGCTGTTATGAGTAGAGGAGGAGTAGCAGAGGCACTCACGGTTGATCATAAGCCTTCGAGGCAAGATGAAATGGAAAGAATTCAACGCCTCGGTGGCTATGTAGATTGTGTCCGGGGTGTGTGGAGAATTCAAGGATCTCTTGCTGTGTCAAGAGGATTAGGAGATTCCCGTCTTAAGAGATGGGTGGTGGCTGAACCAGAGACGAAAATATTGACGATTGAACCAGAATGTGAATTCTTGATCCTGGCATCTGACGGTCTTTGGGAAAAG GTAAGTAATCAGGAAGCTGTGGATCTACTTAGACCTTTCTGTGTAGGTGTTGATAACCAGCTTTTATCTGCTTGCAAAAAGCTTGTTGATTTGGCAGTAACGAGAGGATCCGCGGATGACATAACCGCAATGGTCATTCAACTGCGCCAATTTGTTCAATAA